A window from Purpureocillium takamizusanense chromosome 3, complete sequence encodes these proteins:
- a CDS encoding uncharacterized protein (EggNog:ENOG503PHW3~SECRETED:SignalP(1-18~SECRETED:cutsite=ATA-CD~SECRETED:prob=0.6527)), with protein MVKLVAAALALLAAAATACDTACSGASDRDGRCYYSCTDNACHMSGSHHRDEFLNGLSGRGYDCKPEGYNTLSCAKTDNFGGCWSHKWTCGGQC; from the coding sequence ATggtcaagctcgtcgccgccgccctcgcgctcctcgctgccgctgccacggccTGCGACACGgcctgcagcggcgcctcggaCCGCGACGGGCGCTGCTACTACTCGTGCACCGACAACGCGTGCCACATGTCCGGGTCGCACCACCGCGACGAGTTCCTCAACGGGCTCTCTGGGCGCGGCTACGACTGCAAGCCCGAGGGCTACAACACGTTGTCGTGCGCTAAGACGGACAACTTtggcggctgctggagccACAAGTGGACTTGCGGAGGGCAGTGCTAG
- the VPS4 gene encoding Vacuolar protein sorting-associated protein 4 (COG:O~EggNog:ENOG503NUSN): MSTNFRDRAIAEVQKAIAADHAKEYQKAFDLYMSSMELWVKALKWEKNKALKATMQEKMATYLDRAEKLKQFLAAEADNANGGKALMGANGSSTGKGKGAPEDDDSKKLRNALSGAILQERPNVRWEDIAGLEGAKETLKEAVVLPIKFPSLFQGKRQAWKGILLYGPPGTGKSYLAKAVATEANSTFFSISSSDLVSKWMGESERLVKALFSMARENKPSVIFIDEIDALCGPRGEGESEASRRIKTEILVQMDGVGNDSKGILVLGATNIPWQLDAAIRRRFQRRVHIGLPDINGRARMFRLAVGDTDTALQSGDYNILANKSEGFSGSDIANVVQHALMRPVRKILQATHFKPVMKEGKRMLTPCSPGDPDKIEMTYDDVNSDELLAPDVSLKDFEVALEDSHPTVSQEDVQKQVDWTNEFGSEGA, encoded by the exons atgtCGACCAACTTCCGGGACCGGGCCATCGCCGAGGTGCAAAAGGCCATCGCGGCGGACCACGCCAAGGAGTATCAAAAGGCGTTTGACCTGTACATGTCATCGATGGAGCTCTGGGTCAAGGCGCTAAAATGGGAGAAGAACAAGGCACTCaaggcgacgatgcaggAGAAAATGGCCACGTACCTGGACCgcgccgagaagctcaagcagttcctcgccgccgaggcggacaatgccaacggcggcaaggccctgATGGGCGCCAACGGGTCAAGcacgggcaagggcaagggtgCGCCTGAGGATGACGACAGCAAGAAGCTGCGCAACGCGCTGTCGGGAGCCATTCTGCAGGAGAGGCCCAATGTGCGGTGGGAGGACATTGCCGGTCTCGAGGGCGCCAAGGAGACACTTAAGGAAGCCGTGGTGCTGCCCATCAAATTTCCGAGCCTCTTCCAGGGGAAACGACAAGCGTGGAAGGGCATTCTGCTATACGGCCCACCGGGTACCGGCAAAAGCTACCTCGCCAAGGCGGTGGCCACTGAGGCAAACAGCACGTTCTTCAGCATTAGCAGCTCCGACCTGGTGAGCAAGTGGATGGGTGAGAGTGAAAG ACTCGTCAAGGCACTCTTCTCGATGGCACGAGAGAACAAGCCGTCAGtcatcttcatcgacgaAATCGACGCTCTGTGCGGGCcccgcggcgaaggcgagtCAGAagcgtcgcggcgcatcAAGACGGAGATTCTGGTGCAGATGGACGGCGTGGGGAACGACAGCAAGGGCATCCTGGTGCTGGGGGCGACCAACATCCCGTGGCAGCTGGACGCGGCCATCCGGCGACGGTTTCAACGGCGCGTGCACATCGGCCTGCCCGACATcaacggccgcgcgcgcatgttcaggctggccgtcggcgacacGGACACGGCGCTGCAGTCGGGAGACTATAACATCCTGGCCAACAAGTCGGAGGGCTTCTCCGGCAGCGACATTGCCAACGTGGTGCAGCACGCGCTGATGCGGCCAGTGCGCAAGATTCTGCAAGCAACGCACTTTAAGCCG GTCATGAAAGAAGGCAAGCGGATGCTTACACCGTGCTCACCGGGCGATCCAGACAAGATTGAAATGACAtacgacgacgtcaactcggacgagctgctggccccGGACGTATCGCTCAAAGACTTTGAAGTGGCACTGGAGGACTCGCACCCGACCGTATCCCAGGAGGACGTTCAAAAACAGGTCGACTGGACAAACGAGTTTGGCAGCGAGGGGGCCTAG
- the VPS4 gene encoding Vacuolar protein sorting-associated protein 4, variant 2 (COG:O~EggNog:ENOG503NUSN): MSTNFRDRAIAEVQKAIAADHAKEYQKAFDLYMSSMELWVKALKWEKNKALKATMQEKMATYLDRAEKLKQFLAAEADNANGGKALMGANGSSTGKGKGAPEDDDSKKLRNALSGAILQERPNVRWEDIAGLEGAKETLKEAVVLPIKFPSLFQGKRQAWKGILLYGPPGTGKSYLAKAVATEANSTFFSISSSDLVSKWMGESERLVKALFSMARENKPSVIFIDEIDALCGPRGEGESEASRRIKTEILVQMDGVGNDSKGILVLGATNIPWQLDAAIRRRFQRRVHIGLPDINGRARMFRLAVGDTDTALQSGDYNILANKSEGFSGSDIANVVQHALMRPVRKILQATHFKPVSDEWSPAPLLRVCHRDIMLTTAGHERRQADAYTVLTGRSRQD, translated from the exons atgtCGACCAACTTCCGGGACCGGGCCATCGCCGAGGTGCAAAAGGCCATCGCGGCGGACCACGCCAAGGAGTATCAAAAGGCGTTTGACCTGTACATGTCATCGATGGAGCTCTGGGTCAAGGCGCTAAAATGGGAGAAGAACAAGGCACTCaaggcgacgatgcaggAGAAAATGGCCACGTACCTGGACCgcgccgagaagctcaagcagttcctcgccgccgaggcggacaatgccaacggcggcaaggccctgATGGGCGCCAACGGGTCAAGcacgggcaagggcaagggtgCGCCTGAGGATGACGACAGCAAGAAGCTGCGCAACGCGCTGTCGGGAGCCATTCTGCAGGAGAGGCCCAATGTGCGGTGGGAGGACATTGCCGGTCTCGAGGGCGCCAAGGAGACACTTAAGGAAGCCGTGGTGCTGCCCATCAAATTTCCGAGCCTCTTCCAGGGGAAACGACAAGCGTGGAAGGGCATTCTGCTATACGGCCCACCGGGTACCGGCAAAAGCTACCTCGCCAAGGCGGTGGCCACTGAGGCAAACAGCACGTTCTTCAGCATTAGCAGCTCCGACCTGGTGAGCAAGTGGATGGGTGAGAGTGAAAG ACTCGTCAAGGCACTCTTCTCGATGGCACGAGAGAACAAGCCGTCAGtcatcttcatcgacgaAATCGACGCTCTGTGCGGGCcccgcggcgaaggcgagtCAGAagcgtcgcggcgcatcAAGACGGAGATTCTGGTGCAGATGGACGGCGTGGGGAACGACAGCAAGGGCATCCTGGTGCTGGGGGCGACCAACATCCCGTGGCAGCTGGACGCGGCCATCCGGCGACGGTTTCAACGGCGCGTGCACATCGGCCTGCCCGACATcaacggccgcgcgcgcatgttcaggctggccgtcggcgacacGGACACGGCGCTGCAGTCGGGAGACTATAACATCCTGGCCAACAAGTCGGAGGGCTTCTCCGGCAGCGACATTGCCAACGTGGTGCAGCACGCGCTGATGCGGCCAGTGCGCAAGATTCTGCAAGCAACGCACTTTAAGCCGGTGAGTGACGAATGGTCACCGGCGCCTCTGCTCCGAGTTTGCCACAGGGACATCATGCTAACTACCGCAGGTCATGAAAGAAGGCAAGCGGATGCTTACACCGTGCTCACCGGGCGATCCAGACAAGATTGA
- the YKE2 gene encoding Prefoldin subunit 6 (COG:O~BUSCO:EOG09265E8A~EggNog:ENOG503P59T): MAEVQARLQSLSEDYQKLQQELQDTVASRQKLEGQKQENVGVQKEFDNLGDDETIYKLVGPVLLKQDKVEAESTVKGRLDFISGEISRLEGSIKETQDKMEKKKTEIIQVQSQAQPQGKQ; encoded by the exons atggccgaggtcCAAGCCCGCCTGCAGTCCCTCTCCGAGGACTACCAGAAGCTGCAGCAAG AGCTGCAAGACACGGTCGCCTCGCGGCAGAAGCTAGAGGGCCAGAAGCAGGAGAACGTCGGCGTGCAAAAG GAGTTTGACAacctgggcgacgatgagacCATCTACAAGCTGGTCGGGCCCGTGCTGCTGAAGCAGGACAAGGTCGAGGCTGAGAGCACGGTCAAGGGACGGCTCGACTTTATCAGCGGCGAGAT TTCGCGGCTGGAGGGCAGCATCAAGGAAACGCAGGACaagatggagaagaagaagacggagaTTATTCAGGTGCAGTCACAGGCTCAGCCTCAGGGTAAGCAGTGA
- a CDS encoding Ubiquitinyl hydrolase 1 (EggNog:ENOG503NXWM~COG:T~MEROPS:MER0053242), producing MDRSSRPARPQSVDELVRQAENFNFNPNIPFKHWTRAADTLYQEAHFALADGDYGRAFLMLYRHSSLVMKLVSHPHYRDPDSKKLFRPLSKRTNAVLDDMERIKPIIVDEYAEWERMSGGIHTQQQRPGSRYQDYAARDPSLGGHAKVLDASENQELAVDLAQQELARRDRARESRVPPGADGQRVKDWYQGDDGDLRSQMEAARRALSPGSHDETTDGAGAPAQQYHYPSISRSHAVSYQPQPRTPAPSRSPGPSRPPKEALPEHQTLASPAIPRKVPLDRPPTLAAEPRPAGAPPRPKKERIAFRPGAYLENGDPIRPVFVPNQLRRRFLEIAADNTRAGLEMCGILCGTPVNNALFVRCLLIPDQKCTTDTCETENEGALFDYCAGEDLLVLGWIHTHPTQTCFMSSRDLHTQAGYQVMMPESIAIVCAPRFEPSYGIFRLTHPPGLDHILDCNHQDTFHQHSIDNIYRQTEHPNGHVYESDKLPFYVQDLRTK from the exons ATGGACCGCAGCTCTAGgcccgcgcggccgcagtcggtcgacgagctcgtccggCAGGCCGAGAACTTCAACTTCAACCCAAACATCCCGTTCAAACACtggacgcgcgccgccgacacgctGTACCAGGAA GCACACTTTGCCCTCGCAGATGGCGACTACGGACGGGCCTTTCTCATGCTCTACCGGCACTCGTCGCTAGTCATGAAGCTGGTGTCGCACCCTCACTACCGAGATCCCGATAGCAAGAAGCTGTTCCGGCCGCTCTCGAAGCGCACAAACgctgtcctcgacgacatggagcgcATCAAACCCATCATTGTGGACGAATACGCCGAGTGGGAGCGAATGTCGGGGGGCATCCacacccagcagcagcgcccaggGTCCCGCTACCAAGACTACGCGGCTCGCGATCCTAGCCTGGGCGGGCACGCCAAGGTGCTCGATGCGTCAGAGAACCAGGAGCTGGCAGTTGATCTGGCCCAGCAAGAGCTGGCGCGGAGGGATAGGGCTCGGGAGTCACGGGTGCCTCCGGGAGCAGATGGTCAGCGCGTGAAGGACTGGTACcagggcgatgacggcgacctTCGCAGCCAGATGGAGGCCGCTCGACGTGCCCTGAGCCCCGGCTCCCACGACGAAACGacggacggcgccggcgcccccgCCCAGCAGTACCACTACCCTTCCATCTCCAGGTCTCATGCCGTTTCGTACCAGCCTCAGCCGCGCACCCCGGCGCCTAGCCGGTCGCCAgggcccagccggccgcccaaGGAGGCGCTGCCGGAGCACCAGACCCTGGCGTCCCCGGCCATCCCAAGGAAGGTGCCGCTGgaccggccgccgacgctggccgccgaaCCCCGGCCCGCGGGagcgccacctcggccgaAGAAAGAACGTATAGCGTTCAGGCCTGGTGCATACCTCGAAAACGGCGACCCGATCCGCCCCGTCTTCGTACCAAaccagctgcggcggcggttccTCGAgatcgccgccgacaacacGCGCGCCGGGCTCGAGATGTGCGGGATCCTCTGCGGCACGCCCGTTAACAACGCCTTGTTTGTGCGCTGTCTCCTGATCCCTGACCAAAAGTGCACGACGGACACGTGCGAGACGGAGAACGAGGGAGCCTTGTTCGACTactgcgccggcgaggacctgCTTGTGCTCGGCTGGATCCACACACATCCTACGCAGACGTGCTTTATGAGCTCGCGCGATCTGCACACGCAGGCAGGCTATCAGGTCATGATGCCCGAGAGCATCGCCATCGTGTGCGCTCCTCGGTTTGAGCCCTC GTACGGCATCTTCCGCCTCACACACCCTCCCGGCCTCGACCACATCCTCGACTGCAACCACCAGGACACGTTCCACCAGCACTCGATAGACAACATTTACCGGCAGACGGAGCACCCCAATGGCCATGTGTACGAAAGCGATAAGCTGCCGTTCTACGTGCAGGACCTTAGGACCAAGTGA
- a CDS encoding uncharacterized protein (COG:S~EggNog:ENOG503NWZ7), which translates to MASTAHTNGQGENGAKNGAARNGVNGATKKYAAYTAATGSNKPQNWSLSHFRQASRRPLPSEMGDGTYRAVVKRASLTQDIRSVGWADLKTLKEIVAAKLKGVTQQDDKTMLMERTIQLVSTMPNHSSRQETLTNIFIGQLWDSLDHPPLLYMGNEFRWRQPDGSNNNPLMPKLGAVGTPYARTVKPGKNNTGALPDPETVYESVMARSDFKRNPNNVSSILWYWATIIIHDLFWTNSKDGNQNDSSSYLDLSPLYGNSKEALDSIRTFEDGKIKPDTFADRRLLGNPPGVCILLIMFNRFHNHVVERLAIINDNNRFAKPSGQGTAEETAEAWARRDEELFQTARLITSGLYINITLVDYVRNIVNLNRVDTEWTLDPRQEMGVSAGTSKGSESGVGNAVSAEFNLCYRWHSCISQMDEQWIEDFYRHLLGDNYGEMNLQVLVAAFRKFEATMHSDPGQREFDNMRRGPDGRFDDDELVQRLATAIEQPGGAFGARNVPRIMKPVEMLGIIRGRRWNLAGLNEFRKHFGLKAYATFEDINSDPEVADALRNLYQHPDHVELYPGIVAEEGKTPMVPGVGIAPTYTISRVVLSDAVSLVRGDRHYTTDYHAGYLTQWGYNEADYDFKTNHGCVFYKLFLRAFPDHFRPDSVYAHYPMVVPSENRKILTTLARADRFSWERPQRRARVVRVASPAAARQVLGDVQRYCVAWTGLEALVGHARLSAGALDPARLDVLLYKGEWRASIKAFYAATAERLFAEKTHRLNGKQQCDVVRDVGNLAHTHFAARLFNLPLKTKENPKGVFSEQELYTALASIFAALFRDLDAVRSFPLRARAKEMASQLGSIVETNVKLATTLGMGGLFTGGKPKAKDGLSAYGVNLIKGLAKGGLKAHDITWGQVIPGAAALVPTEAQVFAEAVNYYLTPAGQRHADEIHRLAAATPSAETDALLLGYALEGARLGGPPGVYREASAADSLDGTAVQAGDGVYITTAAAAAAAAEGVEGPGQGSSSSSGGGVGGVDPRRPMVAYPWFGAESRRDVSELALVELFRATFRRKLRRVPGAQGELKRVPGGYLTEDWGDEVPFPAAMKVIWE; encoded by the exons ATGGCTTCGACTGCGCATACAAACGGTCAGGGCGAGAACGGCGCCAagaacggcgccgcccgcaacggCGTCAATGGCGCGACCAAGAAGTACGCCGCGTAtacggcggcgacgggcagcaaCAAGCCCCAGAATTGGTCGCTGTCGCACTTCCGCCAGGCTtcgcgccggccgctgccCAGTGAGATGGGCGACGGCACGTACCGCGCCGTGGTGAAGCGGGCGTCGCTGACGCAGGACATTCGCAGCGTCGGATGGGCGG ATCTCAAGACGCTCAAGGAAATCGTggcggccaagctcaagggtGTGACGCAGCAGGATGACAAGACGATGCTCATGGAGCGCACCATCCAGCTCGTGTCAACGATGCCCAACCATTCATCGCGTCAGGAGACGCTCACCAACATCTTCATCGGCCAGCTGTGGGACTCGCTCGACCACCCGCCCCTGCTGTACATGGGCAACGAGTTTCGCTGGCGCCAGCCCGACGGCTCCAACAAT AACCCCCTGATGCCCAAGCTGGGTGCCGTCGGCACGCCGTACGCGCGCACCGTAAAGCCCGGCAAGAATAACACGGGGGCGCTGCCCGACCCGGAGACCGTGTACGAGTCGGTCATGGCGCGCAGCGACTTCAAGAGGAACCCCAACAACGTGTCGAGCATCCTCTGGTACTGGGcgaccatcatcatccacg ACCTGTTCTGGACCAATTCCAAGGACGGCAACCAAaacgactcgtcgtcgtaccTCGACCTCTCGCCGCTGTACGGCAACTccaaggaggcgctcgactcGATCCGTACCTTTGAGGACGGCAAGATCAAGCCCGACACTTTTgcggaccgccgcctcctgggTAACCCGCCGGGTGTGTGCATTCTCCTCATCATGTTCAACCGCTTCCACAACCATGTGGTGGAGCggctcgccatcatcaacgacaacaaccGCTTCGCGAAACCGTCCGGGCAGGGgacggccgaggagacggccgaggcgtgggcgcggcgcgacgaggaaCTATTCCAGACGGCGCGGCTCATCACGTCGGGTCTGTACATCAACATCACGCTCGTCGACTACGTCCGCAATATCGTTAACCTCAACCGCGTCGACACGGAGTGGACGCTGGACCCGCGCCAGGAGATGGGCGTGTCGGCGGGGACCTCCAAGGGCTCCGagagcggcgtcggcaacgCCGTGTCGGCCGAGTTCAACCTGTGCTACCGCTGGCACTCGTGCATCTCGCAGATGGACGAGCAGTGGATCGAAGACTTTTACAGgcacctgctcggcgacaaCTACGGCGAGATGAACCTGCAGGTGCTGGTAGCCGCGTTCAGGAAGTTCGAGGCCACGATGCACTCGGACCCGGGCCAGCGCGAGTTCGACAACATGCGACGCGGGCCCGACGggcgcttcgacgacgacgagctggtgCAGCGCCTCGCGACGGCCATCgagcagcccggcggcgcgttcGGGGCGCGCAACGTGCCGCGCATCATGAAGCCGGTGGAGATGCTGGGCATCATCCGTGGCCGCAGGTGGAACCTGGCCGGGCTCAACGAGTTCCGCAAACACTTTGGCCTCAAGGCGTACGCCACGTTTGAGGACATCAACTCGGACcccgaggtcgccgacgcgctgcgcaACCTGTACCAGCACCCGGACCACGTCGAGCTGTACCCGGGCatcgtggccgaggagggcaagacgCCCATGGTGCcgggcgtcggcatcgcgccCACCTACACCATCTCGCGGGTCGTCCTGTCTgacgccgtctcgctcgtGCGCGGCGACCGCCACTACACGACTGACTACCACGCCGGCTACCTGACCCAGTGGGGGTACAACGAGGCCGACTACGACTTCAAGACGAACCACGGCTGCGTCTTCTACAAGCTCTTCCTGCGTGCGTTCCCGGACCACTTCCGCCCGGACTCGGTCTACGCGCACTACCCCATGGTCGTGCCGTCGGAGAACCGCAAGATCCTCACcacgctcgcccgcgccgaccgCTTCAGCTGGgagcgcccgcagcgccgcgcgcgcgtcgtccgcgtggcctcgcccgcggcggccaggcaggtgctcggcgacgtgcaGAGGTACTGCGTGGCGTGGACCGGGCTGGAGGCGCTCGTGGGCCACGCGCGCCTAtcggccggcgcgctcgaccCGGCGCGgctcgacgtgctgctgTACAAGGGCGAGTGGCGGGCGTCCATCAAGGCATTCtatgcggcgacggccgagcgCCTGTTCGCGGAGAAGACGCACCGGCTCAACGGCAAGCAGCAGTGCGACGTGGTGCGCGACGTGGGCAACCTGGCGCACACGCACTTTGCTGCGCGGCTCTTCAACCTGCCGCTCAAGACCAAGGAGAACCCCAAGGGCGTCTTCTCGGAGCAGGAACTGTacacggcgctggcgagcatCTTTGCGGCGCTGTTTCGCGACCTGGACGCCGTGCGGTCGTTcccgctgcgggcgcgggccaagGAAATGGCCTCGCAGctcggcagcatcgtcgagaCCAATGTCaagctggcgacgacgctgggcatgggcggcctgttcacgggcggcaagcccaaggccaaggacggccTCTCGGCGTACGGCGTCAACCTCATCAAGGGCCTCGCCAAGGGCGGGCTCAAGGCGCACGACATCACTTGGGGCCAGGTGAtccccggggcggcggcgctggtgccgaCCGAGGCCCAGGTGTTTGCCGAGGCGGTCAACTACTACCTGACGCCGGcggggcagcggcacgccgacgagattcaccgtctggcggcggcgacacccagcgccgagacggacgcgctgctgctggggtacgcgctcgagggcgcgcggcTGGGCGGCCCGCCGGGCGTCTACCGCGAGGCCAGCGCTGCGGACAGCctggacgggacggcggtgcaggcgggcgacggggtGTACatcacgacggcggcggcggcggcggcggcggcggaagggGTCGAGGGACCCGgacagggcagcagcagcagcagtggtggtggcgtcggcggcgttgaccCGCGACGGCCGATGGTCGCGTACCCGTGGTTCGGGGCCGAGTCGCGGCGCGACGTGAgcgagctggcgctggtggagcTGTTCCGGGCGACGTTCCGGCGCAAGCTGCGGCGGGTGCCGGGGGCGCAGGGCGAGCTGAAGCGGGTGCCGGGCGGCTATCTGACGGAGGACTGGGGCGACGAGGTGCCATTCCCGGCAGCGATGAAGGTGATTTGGGAGTAG